In the genome of Lactuca sativa cultivar Salinas chromosome 3, Lsat_Salinas_v11, whole genome shotgun sequence, the window taACTCCCTTTGGAGAACCACCTACACCAAGGGCAGCTCATGTGGCAACTGCTGTGGGTACAATGGTGGTTATTCAGGTGTGATAATTCACATTTCAATAGCTCATCTTTACAGTTTGTGTATTTTCTGTTAGTATATCACCATTTCAACTAAATGTTTTTGTTTAATCCAACACAGGGTGGAATTGGTCCAGCTGGTCTGTCTGCTGAGGATCTCCATGTTCTTGACCTAACTCAACAACGGCCTAGGTGGCATAGGTATAAATTTGAAATCTTTAATTCTTTACTTGTACATATCTGCATATGTTGGAAGTTTACAATTTTGCAAATTTGGTAAAAAAATGTGTTTCTTTTTCTTGTAGAGTGGTGGTTCAAGGCCCTGGCCCTGGCCCACGATATGGGCATGTCATGGCTTTGGTGGGGCAAAGATATCTTATGGCAATTGGTGGAAATGATGGTGAGTCTTTTTCAGTGTATTGCTTCATTTATAGCGAATATTTTTGGGTTCTTTTTTCATATACTAAATGCATACCCTGTTGTTATAAACAGGAAAGCGGCCTCTTGCTGATGTATGGGCTTTAGACACAGCTGCAAAACCATATGAATGGCGGAAATTAGAACCAGAGGGAGAGGGTCCACCACCATGCATGTATGCCCACTAGTTATCTTTTCACACACATTGTGAAACTTTCGATTATTCTTCTTCATGTATGCCTACTAATTTTCCTCCCACTTTGATGTAGGTATGCTACTGCAAGTGCACGTTCTGATGGTCTTCTTTTGCTTTGTGGAGGCCGGGATGCAAATAGTGTGGTGAGCAACATGTTATTGCTTTAActatttcatgaaaatgtttactTTTTGTTCAAAATATCTGATTATTGTTAATGCTTTAATTGTTCCATGGAAGTCTATGATTCTTAATTATATAGCTATTAAATATTTTAGCTGCAAGCCTGCAACTATCTTCATTATCTTTTAAAAATTGCAGAACCTCAATGTGTTTAACATAAACAATTTATAACATAGTTTTTTTATTATTGGGGTAAAGGAACACTTAAATGTTTGAATACTCACAGAAAACACATCAATACCAAAGAAAAGATGCACAATCAGTTCATAGTTTCATTGTGCTATACCAAGGGTAGTAAAGGAAGTTCCCAGTTTGATTATttgaaaaagcaaaaaaaaaaaagcacaaATGGACATCTGTTGAGCTTGGTGTCTTGTaatgaacccccccccccccccccccccccccccctctcaaaATGATTAATATTAGTGCATTACgggaatagcaacatactttctctTTTGTATCGATATAGGCTATATATCTTTTATAATTATTACTTCTAATAGGTAACCTATAACCTAGTACAACAAGTTTTAACCTGGAGAACCAGTAACTGGTTACTTTAGAATATTTTTCAGTTTTTTGCTTATGTGCAGTGAACCAGTGATGAAGTGGCAATATAATTGCCAAATCATCATTAAAACATTTTGCCATATCGTTGTCACATgaacaaaaaaatagaaaaacaaatcaAAAGGCAACCTGTTACCAATTCATCATGTTAAAAGTTGCTATAATCAGTAGAAAATCAGAAGAACGTTGCTCTTGTGGGTAAAAATGAAAGCATATTGGTAAAAAGGCATAGTATGTAGCTATTTCCTGCAATTTTCTCTTGATATCATTCAGGGTCATAGGAATGCTATCTTTCACTATAAAGTCTTTAATATAAATATCTGATTTGCTTTATATCATGATATTTGCAGCCTCTGGCTAGTGCTTATGGACTTGCAAAACACAGAGATGGTCGATGGGAATGGGCAATTGCTCCTGGGGTTTCACCATCTCCTAGATATCAACATGCAGCGGTGTGTTCCTATCAAATACTAGTTTTAAGTTATAACTTTCCATGTATTAAGTGCACATATGCACACAGACAAACATATGGAGTGCTTAAAAGTGTACATATGTTTTTCTAGGTCTTTGTTAATGCTAGGCTCCATGTATCTGGAGGGGCACTTGGAGGTGGACGCATGGTGGAGGACTCATCAAGTGTGGCAGGTATGATTTTGACCCTGCATTCTTGTCCAAAAGCAAATTGGAATTAACAGTTTATTATATGGATTATGGCATGACATTAACCTATTTCTATATATGCTTCTATgatcttttcaaatgtttctcactACTTTTTTTTTTCCTTGGTGTAGTTCTTGATACTGCAGCAGGAGTGTGGTGTGATACAAAATCTGTGGTGACTTCTCCACGAACAGGCAGATACAGTGCTGATGCAGCTGGTGGAGATGCTGCTGTTGAATTGACAAGGCGTTGTAGGCATGCAGCTGCTGCTGTAGGTGATTTAATATTCATCTATGGTGGTCTACGTGGAGGTAAGAACTAAGAAGAGTGTTTTTATGCATAAATTCTAATATCAGTAATTCAGTAAATACTTATATttgaatattataatattatacaacTACATAACATTCATGAAGAACCGTATGAGCTTCTAAAAGTATGTTCACAAAGAATTATATTAACTTCTCTTTATTTTCTCTCGAGTTTGTTACTTCTACTTCGCGTGTAGTGGCACATTTAACTTGATTACTGAACACAGCTTAACCAAAATATAATCTACACATAAAATTTTGTGTTCATGCTTCAATAGTAAATGAAACTTCATTTTGCTATAAAACATGCTTCGTATAATTTCTATAACTCAAGGATTCCGCAGATAATTTGTAGAAATATTTattctaaaaattaaaatacaCCTGGTGATTGTATCCATAGAAACCTTCTTGTCTCTCTTTAGCAAATCTGACCTCAACACATGCTGTTGCTTCCTCTCTCTCATAAATTCTTTAGGGTTTCTGATCACTATTTAAATATCCCTTTTTATTGCTCAATCAATCTCACTGTTTCTGAAAGAATCGGATCATTCGATTCTTTCCATTTTCCAaacacatttttttatttcaactTTCTAATTTTGTATATGAAAACAGGCACTTATTTATTTCTTTGTTTAACTTATTATGTAAGGATTGTTACTTGTTACAGAGCTTGTTTTATACTCTAACTTGCAGATAAGTATTAGAGTATCTTGATAAGAAAAATATATTCAAAAGTAGGATGCTGTAATACAGTAGTAGAAAGAAGTAAAAGTAATAAGATGATATAATGCATAAACAAATGAAAGTACATAGCTATTTGTTATGTTTATTTTTATCCCTTAGTAATAAGGTGAGTCATAATACTTGTTTCATTGCAGGGGTATTGTTAGATGATCTGTTAGTTGCTGAAGATCTGGCTGCTGCTGAAATGACATCTGCAGCATCACATGCAGCTGCTGCAGCTGCATCATCCAATGCACAGTCAGGAAGGTTACCTGGAAGATATGGATTTGTTGATGACAGATCCAGGCAGCCCGTTTCTGAAACCGATTCTGATGGTTCAGTCGTTTTGGGGAGCCCCGTTGCTCCACCTGTCAATGGTGACATGTATACAGATATCAGCACCGAGAATGCTATGCTCCCCGGATCAAGGTATTTTTACCAATTAAACTAACAATATGAATGAGGGTAAATAAGTTTATCTTAAATTCAAGAATTAGAAAAAAGTAAATGAAAGTGCTATGCATTTAACCATATCATGGTGGTAATTTTGCAGGAGACTAAGCAAAGGAGTGGAATACTTGGTCGAGGCATCAGCAGCAGAAGCAGAAGCCATTGCTAAAACCCTTGCTGCTGCGAAAGCTCGTCAGTCTAATGGAGAAGTTGAACTTCCAGATAGGGATTGTGGATCCGAGGCTACTCCAAGTGGGAAACAAATGATAAAACCAGAATCTGATGTTGGAATCACTCCTCCCCCAACTGGAATTCGATTGCATCACCGAGCTGTCAGTATAAAATTATCGGTGGCTTAATGTCTTTTATCTGTTTGTTTAATTGTATGTTGACGATTGAGTGGGTAATTTTGCAGGTGGTGGTGGCAGCAGAGACTGGCGGAGCATTAGGTGGAATGGTGAGGCAACTGTCGATTGATCAGTTTGAAAATGAAGGGAGGAGGGTTAGCTATGGGACCCCTGAAAATGCAACCGCAGCTAGGAAGCTTTTAGATCGCCAGATGTCGATTAACAGTGTCCCCAAAAAGGTACAGATAATATGATTACTTCTTACTTCTAATTCTTTCTATTTTGTGTTtcggctaaatgcaagaaataacaacgtGCTTTCATTTACTTTAGTTTTTACTGCTtcaatgttttataaaaactGATTCTGTTTGGATCTTATATAGGTGATAGCTCACCTGTTGAAGCCTCGTGGGTGGAAGCCTCCTGTTCGCAGACAATTTTTTCTGGATTGCAATGAGATAGCTGATCTTTGTGATAGTTCTGAGAGAATATTTTCAAGTGAACCCAGTGTTCTTCAACTAAGGGCTCCTatcaagatttttggtgatttacATGGCCAGTTTGGTGACCTCATGCGACTTTTTGATGAATATGGATCTCCATCCACTGCTGGAGACATTGCGTAAGACATCCTTATTGCTCTGAAAATCATAATTTCACAAAGGCCTCTCTAATTGGAATTGGAGATTCCATTCTGTCACGTGTTTGGTTGAACTCGGTTCAGAATCCTTCAAATTCCATGTTTGATGGATTTCACCATTCCTAGGGGAGGGTGGAATGAATGGATGGAATTGAACTCCattcttttttattaaaagaccaaaataccctcattgtatattgaaatagataaaaaaaatataatgcaattaaaagttaaaaaatgaatttgattattatcattgaatttcattccatttcctgccaatcaaatgCGTGACAGATTATGATCCCCTTTTAGATTCTAATTCTTTTGATGGATTCCATTATTTCCAGAAACAACCTACGAGCCAAAACGCCCACTAATTTGTGTGACATTAATATTATTTGTTTGGCTAACACTATTTTTATGGTCAAACCATCAGATATATCGATTATCTCTTCTTAGGAGATTATGTTGATCGAGGTCAACACAGCTTGGAAACCATCAGTCTTCTGTTAGCTCTAAAGGTACTTTTCGTGTGTTTCTCATTTATAACGAATCAAGGAAACTTGATTCTACTATTGTAACTGGTTGAATTCTGTAGGTTGAGTATCCGCAAAACGTTCATTTAATTCGTGGGAATCATGAAGCTGCTGATATTAATGCACTTTTCGGCTTTCGAATCGAGTGCATTGAGCGCATGGTAACATTATTTGTTTTTGGATGCAATTACTTGGTACTTTGTCATTCCATTCCATCCAACCAAACTGATGGTGATGGCAACTATTTATCCTGAACAGGGTGAGAGAGATGGAATATGGGTATGGCACCGTATAAACAGATTATTCAACTGGTTGCCACTAGCAGCTTTAATTGAGAAAAAGATCATTTGTATGCATGGTGGTATTGGGAGGTCAATTAACCATATTGAACAAATCGAAAACCTTCAACGACCCATTACCATGGAGGCTGGCTCAATTGTACTCATGGACTTGTTATGGTTGGTTTTCTAGTTTTCATCAATCATTCAACAtttcaacttatatatatatcttaatttgATTTATTGGTATTAGTTCTCATTCTGAGTTCTGACCCCAACCCCATCTTTCTCAATAGGTCTGACCCAACAGAAAATGACAGTGTGGAAGGACTCCGACCAAATGCCAGAGGTCCTGGATTAGTTACTTTTGGGGTAAGTCTTGGTTTtagaatagcaacatactttacaaATTTTACTAATATAACCGATGTACTTCAATTTTATACACTTCTTTTACCCATATTAGCAATGTATTTACGTTTTTTTTACAACTAGAATTATCTAAGCTGAAGCCTTTAGTAGCAATTtacttgtatatttttttttgttactaATAATACCAATATATGTAAAACTTGTAAAATGCTTACAAGTTTAATGTTGCTTATTTGGTGTTATTAGTAATAAAAAATTGCTATTATAGGTAGGGAGTTGTTAGGACGTTGCTGTTCTAGACAAAAGTTAACTTCTTTCAGATTACATAATTCTAGTCTTGGTGAAAAATTGTAAATACGTTTGTTACCATGGGTAAAGAAATGCAATGTAAAATATAAAACATTGGTAAAAAATCGTAAAGTAGGTTATTTTCAGAATTTACTCTTTTTTTATTCTTGAATCTCCATGAACCACTTGCATATTTATTATCCCAGCCTGATCGTGTGATGGAGTTCTGCAACAATAATGATCTCCAATTAATTGTACGTGCACATGAATGTGTAATGGATGGTTTTGAGCGTTTTGCACAAGGACACCTGATTACCCTTTTCTCAGCCACTAATTATTGTGGTAACTAACTCTTCTGTCTGTATAACGAACTTAAAAGCACGATTAAATTattaatattttgatttttttttaatttccgtGTAGGGACCGCAAATAATGCAGGTGCGATATTAGTGTTGGGTAGAGATCTTGTGGTGGTCCCAAAACTCATTCATCCACTTCCACCTGCCATCTCATCACCCGAAACTTCACCAGAACGCCACATAGAAGACACATGGATGCAGGTACCGTTATTATTcaactaaatgaccattttacccctaacattCCAAAAACCATTTTCATACCAGCTAAGCACCAACTTTGATTTATATATTTGTTAGGAGCTAAATGCAAACAGACCACCAACACCAACCAGGGGGCGCCCCCAAGTTGCAAATGATCGTGGCTCTCTTGCATGGATTTAGCTGGCTTTCACATCAAATATCATATCATGGGAAAAACTTATTATGGGCTCTCATGCTTTACCACTCAAGAGATTTTCAAGGGTCCCACACCACATAGTTAGTGGAAACATTCTGGAAAAATAATCAAGATTTGTGTTGGAGAAAGAGAGCGAAGGCCCTTTGTACATTGACAAACGGGTATTTGGTTGGTGATAgttttttttatatgatttttgttGTGGTTGGTTTAGGTGTATGATTGGCTTTGTTTTGGGTTTTTCTTTATTAAAGATGAGGAGGTTGTTGGTTGGTTATATATGTTTGTGTAATATatagaggaggaggtggtggtgttgtgttatgtttttttttatgtacAATGTAACATCTGGTGTGAAGATAACAAACAACCCTTTTTCTTCCCTTAAAAAACTTACATTTATGAGACTTTTCGTTTCTAAACTCCCATTGTAGTATGTGGTGATCAATGTGCAAATTACGATACTGCCCTTGTTTATGTGGCTTGTTTTCTTTGAACTTGGTGATTGTCAAATGCTTGCTACTTAATCTTGTACATTGTAGTGTTTTTATGGCTTTTTATTCTATTCTTCCATGTACTATTAAATTCTTTTAGGTGTCCGTAATTGAATAAAAATGCATCAAAATGTAAATGGTTGCTACAAACATATCTTGAGATGATATTGCATAACATAGTTGTAAAACGAAATGAAATCAAAGCTGAATTATTAAGAATATCTTGAAAATATTTAACGAGTATCTAAAACAAATGTGATTTTAGATTTGAGACACCTTTTGATGAGTGTTTTCGGTATAgcctaagtatttttttttaacgACAGACCACCTCAAGGTGGAAAGTTGAAGCATGTGAGCAACACTGACCATCATATGAAAGAACCATATTTTTAGGCTATCACACATCCTCATCACATCATacctttgtttttttgttttgttttttttttgtttttttacatcaCACATAATGGTTGATTGTATGTAtataatattttcgagttgtttaCAGCAACAAAATGAGGGAGCTCTCTTCATCTACGTTATAATGTATAATCAAATCCTATTTGAAAACATGGAAACGACCTAACTTTGTAGGAACAGGAATGATTAATCTAATTGCTTGTCTGTTCGTATGCAAATACATTAACCAAATAAAGAGGTCCTATAGGTGTAAGCTTGTAAAAATTTTCCTTTAGTTTAAAGAGGTCCTTCTTGTCGCACAAACCACTTGTGGTCACTCTCCACTTTAACCATCCCACCTTTATGAGGTGGGTAAAGTCGTCATCAACATCTCCACTCTTATGGATCATAGATCCCAACTGTAACACCCAAGTTTTCATAGATTATGATTGGAATGCTATGAATGAGTCCAAGATACATATGATGTTGTAAATGAAGGCATGTTGAAGAGATAGACAATTTGCTTTGGGATAAGTATATTGTCTTGAAGAGTAAGGTGGGCCATACATGGTATTTAAAGATGAAAAGGTTATTCGCTTCTAACCATGCATAACCAAGAGTGGGAACAAGTTATGGGATGCTCTATAACAATTATAGCTCCATTCAATCCACCCTTATGTCCTCATATATAAGAGTTGTAATCTATTTTAAAATTTCATATCTTTTGATCATTTTCAAGACCACAATTtatcaaaataattatttaaaatgaatatatatatatatatatatatatatatatatatatatatatatatatatatatatatatatccaaatgtctattttttttctttttctattcaCCATGTCAACTTTGATGGTTTTTGTTTGCAGCTTAACGGGTTAAATTAGAAAAAAGAAATCATTATCTCCATATTACTTCCATGTcaacattttatatttttgttagcCATCTCAAATGAACAAAAAAGAATCTCTCTTTCAAACCAAATGACCTTCCCAGTACACCAAGAGATCGAGAGTGGGTCCCCATCCTTTTTAGCTTTCTCCCATTGTCATCAATACGTGGTAGTTTATAACAAACAGGGCCTAAACCCAAATGGCTAAATCTTTAAAATCCCATATGGAACTTAATGCAATATTCAGACATTCAAAATCAAGAGACCAAAACGACCAAGAAAATGTTGCTTTGCACAATTTACAAAAAGTCAAAACGGTTATAAAAGTACTAACATACTAACTATTCACAAATCCTATGCCCAAAAACTCAGTTTTAGAAATATTTAGAAGAAAAACATGGAGTTGCAGACATTCTCCTGCAGTTTCAGCAACTAAGGAACTGACACCACTCCATCTGATGTATGCATAGACCCTTTAAAACTATTGTGTAAGTGTATTCATTTGGAATCACATTGTGTGTTCGCATCTCATTAAAGAGCTCATATGCAGCTTTACAACCTCCAACTAGAAACAATCTGGTTTCATACCTTTCTGAATCATTTCATTAAACAGATGCATTGCCTCTTCCATCTTCAATTTTTTACAATACCCGTTCAACAAACTACTATATTGTAGCCATAGCCTAGGACTGCAAATCCTTCACTGGTGCTGTACATTTGGCAACAGCACTTGATCACAATACTAATAGTGTACACATTCACAGGAACGCAAATGGCATTCATTTGTTTAAAAACCTCAATCGAACAAGAATAGTGTTTCATTTTGGTAACAGCTTGCAACAACTGAGTGAATTCAACAACTGTTGGCAGAGGTTGCTGCTGTGTCATTTCATCGAACAGTTTGAGGGCATCCTTAAGTTTAGTAATCTTGTCGAACACAGATCGAGGGTACGTAAACAATGCTTGACGATTAAAAGGAGGAGACGAATGAAGCTGAGAAAAAATCGTTTTGGGGTAACATATTTCCATAACTAATCCTAAACTTGATGAAGGATTTCCGAGAGAAATAAAGGAAGAAAGAGTAGTAAAGATACCTTTGAGTTTGAGTTTGTTGAGGGGATGAGCGGCGATGAAAGAAGCAATGTTTCTTGGAATCGCCATGA includes:
- the LOC111907800 gene encoding serine/threonine-protein phosphatase BSL3; protein product: MDVDSSMASSLEVDHNSSDNLDTNGPASEEQLDESPAAAGEESPASSAQPLQSQVQPTSGSPVGGPRHAPNYSVVNAILEKKEDGPGPRCGHTLTAVAAVGEEGTPNYMGPRLILFGGATALEGNSANAGTPTSAGGAGIRLSGATADVHCYDVLTNKWSRITPFGEPPTPRAAHVATAVGTMVVIQGGIGPAGLSAEDLHVLDLTQQRPRWHRVVVQGPGPGPRYGHVMALVGQRYLMAIGGNDGKRPLADVWALDTAAKPYEWRKLEPEGEGPPPCMYATASARSDGLLLLCGGRDANSVPLASAYGLAKHRDGRWEWAIAPGVSPSPRYQHAAVFVNARLHVSGGALGGGRMVEDSSSVAVLDTAAGVWCDTKSVVTSPRTGRYSADAAGGDAAVELTRRCRHAAAAVGDLIFIYGGLRGGVLLDDLLVAEDLAAAEMTSAASHAAAAAASSNAQSGRLPGRYGFVDDRSRQPVSETDSDGSVVLGSPVAPPVNGDMYTDISTENAMLPGSRRLSKGVEYLVEASAAEAEAIAKTLAAAKARQSNGEVELPDRDCGSEATPSGKQMIKPESDVGITPPPTGIRLHHRAVVVAAETGGALGGMVRQLSIDQFENEGRRVSYGTPENATAARKLLDRQMSINSVPKKVIAHLLKPRGWKPPVRRQFFLDCNEIADLCDSSERIFSSEPSVLQLRAPIKIFGDLHGQFGDLMRLFDEYGSPSTAGDIAYIDYLFLGDYVDRGQHSLETISLLLALKVEYPQNVHLIRGNHEAADINALFGFRIECIERMGERDGIWVWHRINRLFNWLPLAALIEKKIICMHGGIGRSINHIEQIENLQRPITMEAGSIVLMDLLWSDPTENDSVEGLRPNARGPGLVTFGPDRVMEFCNNNDLQLIVRAHECVMDGFERFAQGHLITLFSATNYCGTANNAGAILVLGRDLVVVPKLIHPLPPAISSPETSPERHIEDTWMQELNANRPPTPTRGRPQVANDRGSLAWI